A segment of the Xenopus tropicalis strain Nigerian chromosome 6, UCB_Xtro_10.0, whole genome shotgun sequence genome:
gtgtcctttttactaatgggaggggccattgaggggcaggacgtgggtggaggggggcccagaaaattttcttgtgatgggccccgtgatttctgatggcagccctgatgaCTACCCACCGGCGagaaatcgctggtgggatggcatacacggcgcggCAATTTGGCTAGGTTTTCATCTACTTTATGGACTTgcttgaaaatcagatgatgttttaggtcacattcatataaaaatattgaaaaatttaAAGGCTTTACAAACTTTCAAGAAGTTATTAAGACAAATTGTATCATACAAGCACAAGGCTTAAACATGGAAGCAAGGCCTAGATGCACAGCATAGTTGGAGAGTGCACCAAGGAAGTCAGGAAGCAGttacctttttttaaatacaccTTGTAGAGCTAATTAGTGTGCACATCAGAGATTTAAACAGTCAATTTCAACAAATACATATACTTGGGGAGCAACAGCATCACTATAGTGTGAAAATATCCTATGGCAGCTGTAGAGGGGGCCTTGCAAAGTTCCATAATAAATCTATTACAACAACAGATGCCCAACGTCCAGTTCCAGAGTTAGAGGAACTGTACAAGTACTCATGAGGTGGCAGGTTGGGTTGCCGGTTACTCAGGTTTCACAAGTATGAAGTGCAAGAAATATTGTTTGCTGAGGGGCCAAAGGATTTTAAGTGAGGTGTTCGTTCATATTATTACACAGTAGTAGATGTGCACATATTATTAAAAACACCAATGTATTTACTGAGTCAGCAAAAGGATATTTCTCTGTGTTAATTGGTCCGACAGAACTTGGAATTTCTCTTGAAGTTTCTTTAAGAGGTTATCTGCCTataatagaaaaacattttacattaatatttaagTATTCTGCAAATATAATCAGGagtatatttaatatttcattgTGTGCTAGCTTAGTTATCAGGAACAgtggaggcacatttatcaacattctgaatttagttgttttagagttttttgaaaccacaaataaactcattttcacttaAACCaagaatgtctagtcatttatttataaaaatactgaATGAAGacaaaaaagaacatgaaaacctcccgtttttcatttttgtaagaaTGTTTGTGCGCTTACAAACAAAACCCcccagaaacctctaaaaccatgagtaaaagggaaaggaaagctactgaggcattttatttccaatagattagttacaatagtgcaagctaaaacactatatttattctgtagaatgctttagaCTGATGTCCCACGCAGAGATTAGTTGCCGTGATAGATCATTGCTACCGCAAATTTGCCTGCAGGATGAAACTGCACAACTTCAGAAGCGATGCATGGGCCTTTCCACTAGCGATTTCCTTTGATTAGTTGCGTGCAGTAGCAGAAATCAATCACAGGCTACTAATCTCTTCATTAACTGCCTTACTATACCatagtaaacagccctagaaactctctctgtttaagatagcagctgccattttagcttggtcttacgTCACTTTCCTGCATGCTGCCCCCTGGAACAGCCCTCAGCTCAGATTAGGGAAAGGATGGGAGAGGCGAAGAGGAGAAGGGTAGAGAGAAGCAAACTAAGAAGGCTCGGGCcatgccctgaagaatttttctgagagaaggaattCTGACACATGTCTGTACATGTGACGATCATGTGTACAgaacagaaggaaagaaatgtttcttttcacagaggactcagagcagcagttctgtgtttaaggctgtatttacaaactgttacaatttgccttgGACAGCTCCTTTACAGGTCTCCAACCTGTtagcagtaaccaatcagtgacttaaggggggagcattagtttgcttttgaatctgacctgcatgctcacaaactaacataacagttatgtctcatgtggccactgaactgttactttaaaggacaatgaaaggttaatatagtTTATGTAAGTTATAAGGCCTAATCGGCTGATACATtgtatagctttaagaaggggctggatggattcttatcaagtgagggaatacagggttatgggagatagctctcagtacaagtgagggaatacaggggtatgggagatagctctcagtacaagtgagggaatacaggggtaggggggatagctctcagtacaagtgagggaatacaggggtaggggagatagctctcagtacaagtgagggaatacagggttatgggagacagctctcagtacaagtgagggaatacaggggtatgggagatagctctcagtacaagtgagggaatacagggttatgggagatagctctcagtacaagtgagggaatacaggggtatgggagatagctctcagtacaagtgagggattacaggggtaggggagatagctctcagtataagtgagggaatacagggttatgggagatagctctcagtacaagtgagggaatacagggttatgggagatagctctcagtacaagtgagggaatacaggggtatgggagatagctctcagtacaagtgagggaatacagggtagggggatagctctcagtacaagtgagggaatacaggggtatgggagatagctctcagtacaagtgagggaatacaggggtatgggagatagctcttagtacaagtgagggaatacagggttatgggagatagcccttagtactagttgatccagggactggtccgattgccatcttggagtcaggaaggaatttttttccctctgtggcaaattagagaggcttcagatggggtttttttgccttcctctggatcaactagtagttaggcaggttatatataggcattatggttgaacgtgatggacatagtctttttttcaacctaacttactatgttattactTCAGTGAAGAGGAGTCTTTATAAATCATTGCTGGTGTGAATTTATATGTATAGTTTGCATtatataccatttaaaatgttgttaatgGTTAGTCTATGTTTAACTATTCTGCAGAATTAACTATATCTGCCTTTTCCCTTAAATCAGAGTACAGGAATCATTACCCTAAAACCAGCCCCCCACCCCAATTTAATACATTTGAACATACATATTTCAGATTATTACCTCTAATGAGCAGCTAGATGTCTATCAAATAGACTTCTGATCCCCAAGTAGTATTGTGAAGTCATATATGATTAGTCATATATTTATCACTATAATTATTAGATCCGCACCCATGCAATTAAGACAAGAACATCATACTATATTAAAGTTATATATGTTCATTATTGCACAAAGTGCAACACACTTCTGAGGGACGATCTGCTGTATGGAAACGAGAAAATGACGCAGAAGCAGTCGGCAGTGAGACACTTACAAAGTCAGAAAGGTCCTGGGGAGTCTTGGGGTCGTTGTCTGCCATAGCTGCGAGCGCTGAAGGAGCTGTGCTACCAAGCGTACAGTCTGCCGCCCTGTGAGCAATTCCCTCCCTTATCAGCACTACCTGGGCAGGGACACCGCGTCTGTACACAAACCGCACAATCACCAGCCAACTGACTTGGTAAcctcagtaaccaatcagagcacagcttgggccaacccaaacctgcctgccCGGGGGCAGCCCTCCCCCACTGTCAGCAACAATGGAAGGTTCTTACGAGGCAAAGGAATGCGAGTGGCTTCTGAGTGACTTTTAGCTTCGTAACGAAATTCCCTTAGCTCGTGTTGCACTTTCAGCCTTTAGAGAGAAAGTTTGTTCCTTTAGTGTTTCTATAGTAATGAGTAATGACACTTCTCAGTCAATACTTAAATACTTATattacttaaaatacaaaaagccaatttaaaacatattttaggCGTCCCCAAATTTTCAGATCATGTAAACAgaacacattttacatttacagtcTAACCAACATCATCCCCAATGTCCAAAGAACTCTTTCTAGCCACAGCAGATAaaggcagagctgtcaacttcgCCCTAGGCACCACCATTGGGACAAATGAGACGTCGGAATTGCCCTTCTGAAGCAGCTAAATGCCCCCTGCGCATGCTCACATAACACTGATGATGTCACTGGATGCTTACTACATGTGTGTGCTGGGAAAATTGTCAACCTTTAAAATGAGGGAATTAGGTatggtcagggccgccatcagggggtacAACTGTACCAGGCTCTGTGAAATCTTCTTTCTTAGGGGGCCCAGTTGAGTTGCGAGAGTTACGCAATTTACATAAATTATGCCGAAGCTTGCCCAATTTatgtaacttccacaaaaactgcttagaaagctaCATAACTTGCTTAGAACTTAAGTAACTTGCATATTAAgcagacaatgcagagaagtttTGCAGGGACAGACTCCAATGACccccaataaattaaaaaatttaaGGTAAattgactgacttattagcactttattattcattttaactatttatatctACTGCTTAGTATAGAGTAACATCCGCTGTTTATTTTGGGATCCATTTACTCAATTATATcagtgtctcctacatgaactttccagcaggggaatggttGGTTATTGGGTCTCAcggcaacatcattgggcccctacgcttacacaatttatgtaatttatgcaaaaacttacgtatAAACTCCACTCACCCCTCCAATTAAAATTCTGACACATTAATTATTTTCACAAACTACTACTTatttggccccacagcaacattattggacccctaaacttacgcagtttacataatttatacaaaaatgtacttaacttccatatcaagcaatgataGCACAGagtaggggcaggtaggtgggaaggggtttaacttagggcaaaccccactgacccccaataaactgaattattagcacattaatcaatggaacgcTTTATATTAACTGCTTCTTAAAGAGTAACAttaactgtttatattgcacacacaagggttATGGCCAATAATTTGGTACtgcgcacttgtgttcatgggggatccccatagaaataacttgtgCAGGACccaaaagtttctgatggcggtccTGGGAATGGTGACAGAGGCGGGGGCCAATATTATGAAACTCCTAACAAAATAGggggagttgacagctctgcagtggcataactaccagcTACTGCCCATAATCAAACAAACTATCCCCCCTATATAAAGGTCAGCTGTTGAATTTGAAGTCAGGGTGCTGCACACACTCTTCTATACAAGCAGGAAGCAGCATGAGGCTCGTCTCTTTACTGACAGGAACAGCTCTGGCCTGTTTGACACGTGGAGTGGATTTTGGCGTGAAAGCACAAGACTAATCATTTACGTGGCAAAAACTACTCCATGTGTCTGTGAAAAGGctaatgctgtgcctgtcagtgcagataaGGGAAGGAGTTGATGGGAGCGCATTGGCTTTTCTTCACTTGCaatcctggctctgactcctgaaacaatgttgcaagccagttGATAAAATCTGATGAAAATAACTTTAAGAACcctgactcctgttacattgttttaaggcTAATGacaaagcagattttggcaccaaaatgcatactttaCTGTTTCCATGACAAAATCAACTGTGTTTGTGCACTGAGAGGCTAATCCCGTGCCCGTCAGAAAACAACACATCTGCAACAAGCCTAAGAATCAGAACAAGAGAACAGAAATAGCTGCTTTTGActgcaatcacatttacaaataatgtaaaaaccatttaacatttttaaggaAAAGTTTTAATTTCATATTTAATGAAAAGTTGTGTAGAATTACATTTCATTATGCAATCCATAAAGTGCCATGCCTTCAGCCATCAATTAGTGCTTCTAGTACAGGAGATCCAAAACTCTCTATATATTTCcctataataaatactatttacaTTATTCTTGCCAATTCTGCTTAATTGCAGGAAAATATGAAAGGAGGCAATTCCCATGATTAAACTAAATTGCTGTAACATCATTTACTCACAGTGATTAACAAAGAGGATAGTATTTTCAGGTTTGTTTCCCATGCCAGCAAATTTTTATAGGGGGAAGCAAATTACCCCTTGTACCATTTCCCTAAATGTTGGTAGCAGCACAAGTCATAAATTCATGAACTCAATTCAGCACTGAATTCAGCAGAATTGAGTTTTAGATAATTCTCTAGTGCCCCCTTGTGGGCAAAAACTAGAgtacattaacattttattgctATCAGTGGAATATAAACTGTTTGGAACACACTTATTTATCTTAAGTGCACCTCAAACTATAAAATAATTAGCTAATCAGTCATAGGTATGCAGTGAGCCATACCTTGTTCAATGGTGTTAATGACCAAATTTGTAGCGGTGCAGATTTGTATTTGGTAGTTGTTCCcctctttggccactagagggtttaATTTGCACCTAAATAACTTGGATTTATACTCACTATTATGACCATCCTATAATTGGGCTTTGGTGTTAATGAGTTTGATGTTCTGGACCATTCCAATGCAAATGCTGGCACAGAGCTGATACAGTTTTTTCtacaggccggtgcagttttcttctaacaggagcaccaaggAGCACAAACCTTGTGATTCTGACAGTTTCTAAATCCAGTGACATGAATTTCTACAAATCATATGCCAGCAGAAGTAATCCTTATTCCTCAATCCTACAGCTtggttacttaaaggagaatgcaagtcaaaatttaaaaagcatactgcccaatagtcctcctattgtttagtaaaaatgcccacttttggctcacctaatcaaatatttactcagtcacacttacttcacattttctagaacaggcagccatctctaaaaaggtattcatttccctccttgcttcatactgcacatgtgtttcattccctccccccctcccctctgccagatccgcttctgattggctggtgggcatgtgtagctcagaacagcagacaggatcaagttggtacctacaggaaggacagggAGATttaagtgatgtcactgtagtcttcatactgctgtaggctgccagcaccatatctcagagaagcaagcagggatctgggaatttagatatgcagtaagtacttaaaaagaattcctttagacttacttttaatttatattaacctttcattgtcctttaactgtCAGGCTTAAAGTTaacaaagtaataataaaagtTGTACAGTTAATAAAGGAAATTATGGAAGGGGGTAAAAAGTAAGTAGATGACACTATATATGGATAAGAAGGGAAACATTAGAGCAGAGCATAGTTAAGGAGACTATGGgactgattcacaaaaggtcattATCTCTTAACGCATAGCTTTATGCTGTAAaacagcgctgtccaactggcggcccgcgacccccctctgtgtgcccccccacctgtctggctgctttgatggcttactcttgtgtaagctttaaatggtatcagtactgtgattaactggcccccctgcatggttctcaccttagattcaggctgtaatcaggctgtattgtttaaatatgtaattccctgtgttgttcacaccttttaatctatgcattgttcaccccctgcagtgttcacacctcaggctcaggctgtaatcacccccattgttcccctgttcacacctcaggagcagtagaaacccacaaataatccctgcacactacaaaaagaacatatactgaggtggtacttcaattaaaaagttttttaatatatagttattgtgcagactgtaggagcagtgccagcattgtgtcactgtaggctgcctgtgtgtgccatacacacaggcatcatagggcaagcagagtatggcacacacagacagggtagggaaggcagagtatggcacacacaggcagagtatggcacacacaggccaagtatggcacaaaccagccaagaatggcaaacacagtgaaattatggcacacgcaggcagggtagggaaggcagagtatggcacacacaggcagggtagggcaggcagagtatggcacacacaggccaagtatggcacaaaccagccaagaatggcacacacagtgaaagtatggcacacaggcagggtagggaaggcagagtatggcacacacaggcggggtagggaaggcagagtatggcacacacaggcagggtagggaaggcagagtatggcacacacaggcagggtagggcaggcagagtatggcaggtttttgctatactacaaccattaatatgggtatggtcatgtgataacatgggtgtggtttcaagtgggtgcagtttcaaaaggaggagtggtcaaaactggcttccattatcggccctccaccacgtaggtcggaaaaattacggccctcggtacaacagaagttggacagcactgctgtaaaaaattatgtttaatcaAGTgatgattcatcaaagtcatcaAATCAGGGaaggcattccaaatgtaaggggaagcaaggtagaaaggtttaaggcgggaaacggcagtagtagtgggggcgcaaccaagcggttgtTCTGTGAGGAATGGAGGAGTCAcccaggaatgtatagagacacatgggaagagatgtagtgaggagcagaggaatggagagctttgaaggttaagagaaagagtttgtaagatattctttgtttaatgggaagccacaatataaaacaaaaataacaaatccACAATGGCTGTTTTCTATATTCGATACCCTTCCAAATCCCTCATCATCAGTGTCATGCCAGGCCATATTGCCCGGGCATTGtaacaaggtaaaatggcagcatttgcgttgtgtccaccagacacccctaattaacccaatacacactatcaacatctggtttcgggctcccgcagagacccttaattaaatatgcaacccaGGAAGGTGtcaacttcatcagacaatgcgaGGCCAGCCcgttggggcaggaagctggggtctttgatctgttgatcaaagaaaggcaaagtgtgggcctaggaacagcagggggggacAGCAtccagaaaatatggattatagaaatggatccatatctccgctgctttaaggtccacatcctcataaatcacataggatttatgaggaggccacaggcttcccaatgataccaaacaggggcagCTTATACCCGCCGGTTAGGagaaatgggttctgggggactgggacatgagacaccccccatgtttggtatcattttgatcgcccccatataggttaaaacaattccctactttcataataatattgagtactggcaagtaccaatattatatgaaaagaaactggcatgagaagtacagctctctaaagagggtgggtggggaccacccaaaggggtcatgtgaccagttcctgggcactccctcctcatgcatacggtaatgagggaggggcccatcagggaataaaagcacgcatgcccaggtattctttagctcattctggaggcctcaacttatgcaactaatgttgggggatgggctcaggactttcaacctcttgcctcagagggcacaggatattcggtaacgtacttaggatttctctgtgtttttatccctgTTTATcttattgactgttttgcatgtatgtttctcttctgtaacatctttttaaaactgcactgtttacccatgtaatattaaatataaaatttaataagtttagtcctttggctctatatcaatttccacgtaccttgtatgactgctcaggcctaggtgtatCAACTGTTgggttgtgtgtatgtgtattgggtagagattctgtgtagatgctaattaactagtgggctgctagcaggggggtgggtttgactgtaattttaaccctgtggctgctagtgtgctgttaaattagtgagaactaaccctaactgcagtaagaaagtttgtgtgtgatACATTTATGTAAtcaggtttctatcgcctgttaatgatagatggtggcagcgaatagttatttggggtggtggtgtgtttgggggtgcttgatgttagtctaacctgggtGAAAGGTGACTGCGGGTAacccccttgttccccgtcccggttTCCATGACAATCAGAAACACTCAACCTGACACACTCTCCTTTTGACTGTTGATTTCTTCAAAAACAAAAAGTGCATCCGCAATTAGCTTCACACCTCTACTAACAACAAAACAGATCTTCCTTCCTaagcccccttctgcatgtcttaatTCTTTCccttgaaggcgcccaagcaaaatctacgttaaTCAacggttgcaggaaagatcgcattactacatgtatggccaccttaacagtcgAAACTGAGACTGAAATCtccaactggatgaaccaacaccaacttgaactgaacctaacaaaaactaatCATCTTTCCACCTACAATATTGCTAGTAAGCTAAGTAAGCTTAAAAAATGCAGAGTTGAGAGATCTACACTTGTGGGAGCTTGcattaaagctgcccatacatgtaacaatgatattgtacgaaacttCGTTTCATACgctattcggtgcgtgtatggcagctcaACAAGCCGAACAATATTGTAAAAGGCTgatgatatcggttgactcgtcgattggccaggttaaaagattttgatggcgcctgagcaaaatctacagtcagggctgaatcggcagaaggaggtagaattcttattgtttatatcagacgattcagccctgaatgtctgtggagggtgggaacataCTTTCGTGGACCtttggtcacacaaaagatcgaaaatcgccacgtgtaactatacctggtggtctagggggCCGGCGGGGAAACCTGCCGCTTCCCATGCGGGGACGCCCGCCCTTCGGTTCTGCTATGCACTCACGTCCGTTGCCTTTTCAATTGTGCCGtgcacgcatgcgcacttgccTTCTTCCACGCTGCGAATGACGTCACTGTGATGcgaaatttgaatatttaaagctgATCTTGCAGCATAATCATTGCCCAATGTAGGTCTACCTCCTGATAGTTCCTGGGTGCTTTCTGTATATGattctgatctgttttgacccttgcctgttcttgacctatcatgtactgctgcctgaaccgacctttgcccaTTATTGATTACTCTtctggattctgtttggtaccgcgCTGTCTGatcgttgt
Coding sequences within it:
- the hsbp1l1 gene encoding heat shock factor-binding protein 1-like protein 1, which gives rise to MADNDPKTPQDLSDFADNLLKKLQEKFQVLSDQLTQRMEEMGSNIDELQKDVSDLMTQAGIENTEDIVH